In Chitinophaga sp. HK235, a single window of DNA contains:
- a CDS encoding nucleoside recognition domain-containing protein, giving the protein MALNYVWLGFFLIAFVVAVFKSVFLQDTAIFGDIMNGMLSSAKTGAEISLGLAGVMTLWLGIMKVGEVAGMINRFSRLVNPFFSKLFPEVPKGHPAMGSMMMNFSASMLGLDNAATPMGLKAMKELQELNPKPDTASNPQIMFLVLNTAGVILIPTSVIALRKAAGAANPADIFVPTLISTFVAFIIGMFTVSLYQRINLFKLPVLVFLGGFASLVTGLYFWVRHMPAEKIGPTMSNLGGGIIFTIVILFLGAGIVKKINVYDSFIEGAKEGFQVSVRIIPYLVGILVAISVFRTTGCMDYLINAIAGLFSWMGFNTDFVPALPIAIMKPLSGGGARGLMIEVMTRYGADSFQGKLASVIQGTTETTFYVLAVYFGSVNIKNTRYALTAGLIADFFGLLSAILLAYLFFH; this is encoded by the coding sequence ATGGCATTAAACTACGTTTGGCTGGGCTTTTTCCTGATCGCGTTTGTAGTAGCAGTTTTTAAGTCGGTGTTTTTACAGGATACAGCCATCTTTGGAGACATTATGAATGGCATGTTATCCAGCGCCAAAACCGGAGCAGAGATCTCCCTGGGGCTGGCCGGCGTAATGACACTCTGGCTGGGCATTATGAAAGTAGGCGAAGTCGCCGGTATGATCAACCGCTTCTCCAGACTGGTCAATCCTTTTTTCTCCAAGCTCTTCCCTGAAGTCCCTAAAGGACACCCTGCCATGGGATCTATGATGATGAACTTTTCCGCCAGTATGCTGGGGCTCGACAATGCGGCCACTCCGATGGGGCTGAAAGCCATGAAGGAGCTGCAGGAGCTGAATCCCAAGCCAGACACTGCCAGTAATCCCCAGATTATGTTTCTGGTATTGAATACCGCCGGTGTGATCCTTATCCCTACCTCGGTGATCGCACTCAGAAAAGCGGCCGGTGCCGCCAATCCCGCTGATATCTTCGTCCCTACCCTCATATCTACTTTTGTTGCATTTATAATAGGTATGTTTACAGTATCCCTTTATCAACGCATCAATCTGTTCAAATTGCCTGTACTGGTATTTCTGGGCGGTTTTGCCTCCCTGGTAACCGGACTGTATTTCTGGGTGCGTCATATGCCTGCAGAAAAGATAGGCCCCACTATGAGCAACCTCGGCGGTGGCATCATCTTTACCATCGTAATCCTTTTCCTCGGCGCAGGCATTGTTAAAAAAATTAATGTATACGACAGTTTTATAGAAGGAGCCAAAGAAGGGTTTCAGGTATCCGTCCGGATCATTCCCTACCTGGTGGGCATCCTGGTAGCCATCAGTGTATTCCGTACCACCGGTTGTATGGACTATCTCATCAACGCTATTGCAGGCCTGTTTTCCTGGATGGGCTTCAACACTGATTTCGTACCGGCGTTGCCGATAGCCATCATGAAACCTTTAAGTGGCGGCGGCGCCAGAGGCCTGATGATAGAAGTGATGACCCGCTATGGGGCAGACTCCTTCCAGGGTAAGCTGGCCAGTGTGATACAAGGCACTACAGAGACTACTTTTTATGTGCTGGCCGTATACTTTGGTTCTGTTAACATCAAGAATACGCGCTATGCGCTTACCGCAGGTCTGATTGCCGACTTTTTCGGATTACTGTCTGCAATCCTGCTGGCGTATCTCTTTTTCCACTAG
- a CDS encoding DUF2625 domain-containing protein yields MEHKSPLETLINTREPAWPDVLSWIDSATNKVEILPVTESKARETLYEVQVTTRSPMGAIIFNSGGILIDQGWIRILGSGHPKMNRTLHSWNWDKTLFQDNSSGYLLVADDAVGGYFAVNGGGLGSDKGKTYYFDPATLKWEPLDITYTEFLLFCFEGDLADFYKDLRWDNWQQEVARLDGNHVFNFFPMLWTKEGHDIHKVSRKEVPVEEQYSFNQHILQQLEGEK; encoded by the coding sequence ATGGAACATAAAAGCCCCCTTGAAACACTGATCAACACCAGAGAACCAGCATGGCCCGATGTATTATCCTGGATTGACAGTGCTACCAATAAAGTAGAAATACTGCCTGTTACTGAAAGTAAAGCCCGTGAAACACTATACGAAGTGCAGGTAACGACGCGGTCTCCTATGGGTGCTATCATTTTTAATAGTGGTGGTATACTTATAGATCAGGGCTGGATAAGAATACTGGGATCAGGGCATCCTAAAATGAACCGAACCTTACATTCCTGGAATTGGGACAAAACATTATTCCAGGATAACAGCTCAGGATACCTGCTGGTGGCCGATGATGCTGTGGGTGGCTATTTTGCTGTTAACGGTGGTGGTCTTGGTAGTGATAAAGGCAAGACCTATTACTTTGATCCTGCTACCCTGAAATGGGAGCCCCTTGACATTACCTATACGGAGTTTTTGTTGTTTTGTTTCGAGGGAGATCTGGCTGATTTTTATAAGGATCTGCGCTGGGATAACTGGCAACAGGAAGTTGCCCGGCTGGATGGCAATCATGTCTTTAATTTTTTCCCCATGCTTTGGACCAAAGAAGGACATGACATCCATAAAGTTTCCAGAAAAGAAGTACCGGTAGAAGAACAGTATAGCTTTAATCAACATATACTACAGCAGCTGGAAGGAGAAAAATAG
- the ychF gene encoding redox-regulated ATPase YchF produces the protein MALQVGIVGLPNVGKSTLFNAVSNSAKAQASNYRFCTIEPNVGQVDVPDTRIDKLAELVQPQRIVPTTIEFVDIAGLVKGASKGEGLGNKFLANIREVDAIVHVIRCFEDDNILREEGAINPVSDKEIIDTELQLKDLDSVERKVSRTEKMAKTGGDPKAKAEFEVLKRCQEHLEKGRNIRELGLSKEERVAIADLFLLTEKPVLYVANVDEASLHTGNKYSEALKESVKAENAEVIVMNNTIEAQISEMEDPADKELFLGEYGLSEPGLNRLIRSAYHLLNLITYFTAGVQEVRAWTIHRGWKAPQAASVIHTDFEKGFIKAEVIAYDDYVKYGSESSARDNGRLRIEGKEYIVSDGDVMHFRFNV, from the coding sequence ATGGCTTTGCAAGTTGGAATTGTAGGATTGCCGAATGTAGGGAAATCGACATTATTTAACGCGGTGAGTAACAGCGCTAAGGCGCAGGCCAGCAACTACCGCTTCTGTACTATAGAACCCAACGTAGGACAGGTAGACGTGCCGGACACTCGTATTGACAAACTGGCCGAGCTGGTACAACCGCAGCGTATCGTACCTACTACTATCGAGTTTGTGGACATCGCCGGCCTGGTAAAAGGTGCCAGTAAAGGTGAAGGGCTGGGTAATAAATTCCTGGCCAACATCCGCGAGGTAGATGCCATCGTGCATGTAATCCGTTGCTTCGAAGATGATAACATCCTCCGCGAAGAAGGTGCTATCAACCCCGTTAGTGACAAGGAAATTATCGATACTGAACTGCAGCTGAAAGATCTCGACAGCGTAGAACGTAAAGTGAGCCGTACGGAAAAAATGGCTAAGACCGGTGGTGACCCCAAGGCAAAAGCAGAATTTGAAGTTCTGAAAAGATGCCAGGAACACCTCGAAAAAGGCCGTAACATCCGTGAACTGGGCCTGAGCAAGGAAGAACGTGTAGCAATCGCTGACCTGTTCCTGCTGACCGAAAAACCGGTACTTTACGTAGCCAACGTAGATGAGGCTTCATTGCATACCGGCAACAAATACTCTGAAGCGCTGAAAGAATCCGTAAAGGCTGAAAATGCTGAAGTGATCGTGATGAACAATACCATTGAAGCACAGATCTCCGAAATGGAAGATCCGGCAGATAAGGAATTGTTCCTCGGTGAATACGGCCTTTCCGAGCCAGGCCTCAACCGCCTGATCCGCTCTGCCTATCACCTGCTCAACCTCATTACCTACTTCACTGCCGGCGTGCAGGAAGTACGTGCCTGGACTATCCACAGAGGATGGAAGGCTCCACAGGCTGCCAGCGTGATCCACACCGATTTTGAAAAAGGTTTTATCAAGGCTGAAGTAATTGCCTATGATGACTACGTGAAATACGGTTCCGAATCTTCAGCGCGCGACAACGGCCGTCTGAGAATAGAAGGAAAGGAATATATAGTGTCTGATGGTGACGTCATGCACTTCCGCTTTAACGTGTAA
- a CDS encoding HEAT repeat domain-containing protein: MRLVRNVKLFFREGNSDKTYEIDLCEVGPELYTVNFRYGKRFGTLKEGTKTVSPVALAAATTIFDALEKEKRSKGYLGEQEAVQDLSFVPVDTSQVADPKDAAILKRLQGVIEGKAAYKTPWKTSRVIWKAGVHRLKEAVPYLIKLVEKGDAMQRYAALWALGKCADPAAAPVLRSYADNGSYSLNVRMLAANGLLLVLPEEERNAHIQSHLLRLPEAVQEVITTNNAQAIFDIVQERVMVKTELNYPMLEDLYIVAYNNEAVKNAIVGFLAYMPFRPSYFQHMRHMFKQAELRNDQGIVGTMAIRFEREAPMFNHPGKRLDYDGNEYHPNVYIPELQEYMKVIKELKKPASRLAYSNKTRNYLKRRVLRNLRAMGAGGDMEYVRLATALLLQYEEGRDATKEYQTRQYSWINGRYTSWYRQFPANSRAVFLNYILRGNKPDLKLDTNGTVWYFEEPRDANGPTREAASLREHPDAVKEAEKGNLLKKLFNWLGGEKQTPSASAVPPEYKPMSASAQPVSDIPYLELWNKMPQAFVQLLVSGRMEAVHLFAIEQLKAHPDYKDLKDKMDEKVIYNFLISPFKIPALFGLELAKDKYNPSNLSFFLLYALTMSPLEEARAQSLEWISQHKAACFGDADFLMRMMFNPYLDIRNYVRQHLTADHLPIDKARVLVGKSVAALLASKNPSPEVNDNLNDGCLILEHFCAGALREVEMQVIADLMQTGVPANQAFAARLLIQKQGQMDFREVSDELLTNLVTNDYAPVRMAGVSVLGVMPEDELLKRPELLLQMVLATHADVRKEIRALIKLLVQKDNRLAIYLVNELVPRLMRKEPVEGIHQDIANILSNELVEHLQDVDTATALRLLYSNYRSAQEFGVVVLYKYIPAEALTVKQVIAAGSHELLAVRQWCWSFFNTNAARMRYEREAAIGLLDAKWDDTRLFAQEFFRTQFTDNDWTPETLVAVADSVRPDIQAFGREMLMRFFRDADGPSYLLKLSQHPSVAMQIFATNYLEGYAAGNLEYLRSMEHYFRSVLSRVNKARVAKERIFNLLEKEALKSADAATYVGEIIAHISATVSIADKARCIQIMRNIQQQFELSLPITLVPAAIR, from the coding sequence ATGCGATTAGTCAGGAATGTAAAGCTGTTTTTCCGGGAAGGAAACTCAGATAAGACATATGAAATTGACCTTTGTGAAGTTGGCCCGGAACTATATACTGTTAACTTTAGATACGGAAAACGCTTTGGAACCCTGAAAGAAGGCACCAAGACCGTAAGCCCCGTAGCCCTGGCTGCCGCCACCACTATCTTTGACGCGTTGGAAAAGGAAAAACGCAGTAAAGGATATCTGGGTGAGCAGGAAGCAGTACAGGACCTGTCTTTTGTACCAGTAGATACTTCCCAGGTAGCAGATCCAAAAGATGCCGCCATTCTCAAAAGGTTGCAGGGAGTGATAGAAGGCAAGGCCGCCTATAAAACACCCTGGAAAACTTCCCGTGTCATCTGGAAAGCCGGTGTACACAGATTAAAGGAAGCTGTCCCTTATCTTATCAAGTTGGTAGAAAAGGGAGACGCCATGCAACGTTATGCTGCACTGTGGGCATTGGGTAAATGCGCGGATCCTGCTGCGGCCCCTGTGTTGCGCTCATATGCTGATAATGGCTCCTATAGCCTGAATGTACGGATGCTGGCAGCCAACGGTCTCCTGCTGGTACTTCCGGAGGAGGAACGCAACGCACATATACAATCCCACCTGCTCCGCCTGCCGGAGGCAGTTCAGGAAGTCATCACCACCAACAATGCACAGGCTATCTTCGATATAGTGCAGGAGCGGGTGATGGTAAAAACCGAACTCAATTATCCGATGCTGGAAGATCTGTACATCGTTGCCTATAACAACGAAGCAGTCAAAAACGCCATCGTCGGCTTTTTAGCATACATGCCTTTCCGTCCCAGTTATTTCCAGCATATGCGGCATATGTTCAAACAGGCCGAACTGAGAAATGACCAGGGTATTGTAGGCACCATGGCTATACGCTTTGAACGGGAAGCACCGATGTTTAATCACCCGGGCAAAAGACTGGACTATGATGGTAATGAATATCATCCCAACGTCTATATTCCTGAACTGCAGGAATACATGAAGGTGATCAAAGAACTGAAGAAACCCGCTTCCAGGCTCGCTTATTCCAACAAAACCAGGAACTACCTGAAACGCAGGGTGCTCCGTAATCTGCGCGCTATGGGTGCCGGTGGTGATATGGAATATGTACGACTGGCAACCGCACTGCTGTTGCAGTATGAAGAAGGAAGAGATGCTACGAAGGAATACCAGACACGCCAGTACTCCTGGATCAATGGCAGGTATACTTCCTGGTACAGACAATTTCCTGCCAACTCCCGCGCTGTATTCCTGAATTATATTCTCCGGGGCAACAAGCCTGATCTGAAGCTGGATACCAACGGCACTGTATGGTATTTTGAAGAACCCAGAGATGCTAATGGTCCGACACGCGAAGCAGCCTCTCTGCGCGAACATCCGGATGCAGTGAAGGAAGCAGAAAAAGGTAATCTCCTCAAAAAGCTGTTCAACTGGCTGGGAGGGGAGAAGCAGACACCATCTGCCAGCGCAGTGCCACCGGAATACAAACCAATGTCGGCATCTGCACAACCGGTTAGTGATATACCTTACCTGGAGCTGTGGAACAAAATGCCTCAGGCCTTTGTGCAACTGCTCGTATCCGGCAGGATGGAAGCCGTACATCTGTTTGCGATTGAGCAACTAAAAGCACATCCCGATTACAAAGACCTGAAAGATAAGATGGATGAGAAAGTGATCTACAACTTCCTCATCAGTCCATTTAAAATACCTGCATTATTCGGCCTCGAACTGGCCAAAGACAAATACAATCCTTCCAATCTCTCTTTCTTCCTGCTGTACGCTCTCACAATGAGTCCGCTGGAAGAGGCCAGAGCACAAAGTTTGGAATGGATCTCCCAACACAAGGCTGCCTGCTTTGGTGATGCCGATTTCCTGATGCGTATGATGTTCAACCCATACCTGGACATCCGCAACTATGTGCGCCAGCATTTAACGGCCGATCATCTCCCGATAGATAAGGCCCGTGTACTGGTAGGAAAGTCGGTAGCTGCTTTACTGGCATCTAAAAATCCTTCTCCTGAGGTAAACGACAACCTTAACGATGGATGTCTGATCCTGGAACACTTCTGCGCCGGTGCTCTGCGCGAAGTAGAAATGCAGGTGATCGCAGACCTGATGCAGACCGGTGTACCGGCCAATCAGGCTTTTGCAGCACGATTGCTGATACAGAAACAAGGGCAGATGGATTTCCGCGAAGTATCAGACGAACTGCTCACCAACCTCGTCACCAACGACTACGCGCCGGTTAGAATGGCCGGTGTGTCAGTGCTTGGCGTGATGCCGGAAGATGAGTTGCTGAAAAGACCGGAGCTGCTGCTCCAGATGGTACTGGCTACGCATGCGGATGTACGAAAAGAGATACGCGCATTAATTAAACTGCTTGTTCAGAAAGATAACCGACTGGCGATATATCTCGTCAATGAGCTGGTGCCCCGCCTGATGCGTAAGGAGCCAGTAGAAGGTATACACCAGGATATCGCAAATATTCTGAGTAACGAACTGGTAGAGCATCTGCAGGATGTAGATACGGCTACGGCTCTACGTTTGTTGTATTCCAACTACCGTTCCGCCCAGGAATTCGGTGTAGTAGTATTGTATAAATATATTCCTGCTGAAGCACTCACCGTAAAACAGGTGATCGCTGCAGGCAGCCATGAATTGCTGGCTGTCAGACAATGGTGCTGGTCTTTCTTTAATACCAACGCTGCGCGTATGCGCTACGAGCGCGAGGCTGCTATTGGTTTACTGGATGCCAAATGGGATGATACAAGACTGTTTGCACAGGAGTTTTTCCGTACACAGTTCACTGACAACGACTGGACACCGGAAACGCTGGTAGCAGTAGCTGATAGCGTACGCCCGGATATCCAGGCCTTCGGTCGCGAAATGCTGATGCGTTTCTTCCGTGATGCCGACGGTCCTTCTTATCTGTTGAAGCTGAGCCAGCATCCGAGCGTTGCCATGCAGATATTTGCTACCAACTATCTGGAAGGTTATGCCGCTGGTAATCTGGAATATCTCCGGAGTATGGAACATTATTTCCGTTCTGTGTTAAGCCGTGTCAACAAAGCCCGTGTGGCCAAGGAGCGTATTTTTAATCTGCTGGAAAAAGAAGCGTTGAAGTCGGCTGATGCTGCTACCTATGTAGGAGAGATCATCGCCCACATCTCTGCAACAGTGTCCATTGCAGATAAAGCCCGCTGCATACAGATCATGCGGAATATCCAGCAACAGTTCGAACTTTCATTGCCTATCACGTTAGTGCCTGCCGCCATCCGGTAG
- a CDS encoding reverse transcriptase family protein, with protein sequence MAEGLTRQQLYDRIRASSKEEYILEEMTRLGFWAQNSSQPSLPETLIRKEGELRRELNELLAEKQKYRNKEKMLADMRKERMAKAKQKRAETKKRNEEKRIARAAEWAEKKQQDILYLGEEVSAGLNKVTPDEAQLTKFGLPVFKDATALANAMGITLGKLRFLAFNRKVANSSHYQRFQIPKKSGGTRVISAPMPQLKAAQHWILENILYKIKNSDAAHGFVPGKSIVTNAAPHIGQDIVINIDLRDFFPSIPYKRVKGLFCKLGYAEQVASILGLICTEPEVDEILLDNRRYYVAKTERHLPQGAPTSPAITNLICFKLDRRFEGLAAKYGYAYTRYADDMTFSAKAAVADKAGQVLWAIKQVVKEEGFTIHPDKLKVMRKGDKREVTGIVVNEKLSLDRETLRRFRALLHQISKTGLAGKSWGKGKNIISSIEGYANYVYMVKPEQGAKLKATLTALLQREDIEAQARSLWTGEQVPAQQQASPASQTDTTKTTDTTATTQAPPASNPSSSAKTEKPWWDIL encoded by the coding sequence ATGGCCGAAGGCTTAACCCGTCAACAGCTGTACGACAGGATACGTGCATCCTCCAAAGAGGAATACATATTGGAAGAAATGACCCGTCTGGGTTTCTGGGCACAAAACTCGTCCCAGCCATCCCTACCGGAAACGCTTATACGTAAAGAAGGTGAGCTACGCCGCGAATTGAATGAGTTGCTGGCAGAAAAACAAAAATACCGCAACAAGGAAAAAATGCTGGCGGACATGCGCAAGGAACGCATGGCCAAAGCCAAACAGAAACGCGCGGAAACAAAGAAACGCAACGAAGAGAAAAGAATAGCCCGCGCTGCCGAATGGGCGGAAAAAAAACAACAGGATATTCTGTACCTGGGTGAAGAAGTGTCTGCCGGACTGAATAAAGTAACACCCGATGAAGCACAGCTGACCAAATTCGGATTACCGGTATTCAAAGATGCTACTGCACTGGCTAATGCGATGGGCATCACACTGGGCAAACTGCGCTTTCTCGCCTTCAACCGTAAAGTGGCCAACAGTAGCCATTACCAACGCTTTCAGATCCCTAAAAAGTCCGGCGGTACCCGTGTGATCTCTGCACCCATGCCACAACTGAAAGCCGCACAACACTGGATACTGGAGAATATACTCTATAAGATAAAAAACAGCGATGCCGCACATGGTTTCGTTCCGGGCAAGTCTATTGTCACCAATGCTGCTCCGCACATAGGTCAGGACATTGTGATCAATATTGACCTGCGTGACTTTTTCCCTTCTATCCCTTACAAAAGAGTAAAAGGATTGTTCTGCAAACTGGGTTATGCCGAGCAGGTGGCTTCCATCCTGGGACTTATCTGTACAGAACCCGAAGTAGATGAAATCCTGCTCGACAACCGCAGGTATTATGTGGCTAAAACAGAACGTCATCTCCCGCAGGGAGCGCCCACCAGCCCGGCCATCACCAATCTCATCTGCTTCAAACTGGACCGCCGCTTTGAAGGTCTGGCAGCGAAATACGGTTACGCCTATACGCGATATGCCGATGATATGACCTTCTCCGCAAAAGCAGCTGTTGCAGACAAAGCCGGACAGGTATTATGGGCTATCAAACAGGTGGTGAAAGAAGAAGGTTTCACCATCCATCCTGATAAGCTGAAAGTAATGCGCAAAGGGGATAAGCGGGAAGTGACCGGAATTGTGGTCAATGAAAAGCTCAGCCTCGACAGAGAAACCTTACGCCGTTTCCGCGCATTGCTGCACCAGATCTCCAAAACAGGTCTGGCGGGCAAAAGCTGGGGCAAAGGCAAAAATATCATCAGCAGTATAGAAGGGTACGCCAACTACGTATATATGGTAAAGCCGGAACAGGGTGCCAAACTGAAAGCTACACTCACAGCGCTGCTGCAAAGAGAGGATATCGAAGCCCAGGCCCGCAGCCTGTGGACAGGTGAACAGGTACCTGCGCAACAACAAGCCAGTCCTGCCTCCCAGACTGATACTACAAAAACAACAGATACTACAGCAACCACCCAGGCTCCGCCTGCCAGCAATCCTTCATCATCGGCTAAAACAGAAAAGCCATGGTGGGATATCCTGTAG
- a CDS encoding YeiH family protein: MLQPRKLHEDWIAVIIAFLTITLVVAGLKPALPKYSWSSGGDLLAQVSDTSNLLRICTLFLWVLGSLLLARFLAGDFKPTALISGLLAIVLISLLAQLITTNKTIKDLGIEVVLFSLILGLFISNVIGLPAWIKPALQTELYIKIGLVLLGTNIIFGDILQAGMLGIIQSVVVVFTVWYFSFWLCRMLGLDDEFRMMISSAVSICGVSAAIATSGAIEGDNKKLSHVISLVMIVAIPMMLFMPYIAIWAGMSPAVAGAWLGGTIDTSGAVVAAGTMLGKEALKYATIVKFSQNVLLGLAAFLISLYWSYTKKKANYEKPTLRTIWERFPKFVLGFIAASLLFSFVLPSTVVADTKGALKEIQTYWFALAFTCIGLETKFTDIFKVENGKPALAFIIAQLFNIFFTLIVAYLVFK, encoded by the coding sequence ATGTTACAACCTAGAAAACTTCATGAAGACTGGATTGCGGTGATCATCGCTTTCCTGACCATCACCCTGGTGGTGGCCGGACTGAAGCCAGCCTTGCCTAAATACAGCTGGTCATCCGGAGGCGACTTGTTAGCCCAGGTATCGGACACGTCCAACCTCCTGCGTATATGCACCTTGTTTTTATGGGTACTGGGTAGTCTCCTGCTGGCCCGGTTTCTGGCAGGTGATTTCAAACCCACCGCGCTGATATCCGGCCTGCTGGCCATCGTGCTTATTTCCCTGCTGGCACAGCTTATCACGACCAATAAAACCATCAAAGACCTGGGCATAGAAGTAGTGCTGTTCAGCCTGATACTGGGCTTATTTATCAGCAATGTGATTGGTCTTCCTGCATGGATCAAACCGGCCCTCCAAACAGAGCTATACATTAAAATAGGACTGGTACTGCTGGGCACCAACATCATCTTTGGTGATATCCTGCAGGCTGGTATGCTGGGTATTATCCAGTCAGTAGTGGTGGTATTTACCGTCTGGTATTTCTCCTTTTGGCTATGCCGGATGTTGGGCCTGGACGATGAGTTCCGTATGATGATCTCCAGTGCCGTATCTATCTGCGGCGTATCTGCAGCCATCGCTACCTCCGGCGCTATCGAAGGAGATAACAAAAAACTCTCGCATGTGATTTCGCTGGTGATGATCGTAGCCATTCCGATGATGCTGTTTATGCCGTATATCGCCATCTGGGCTGGCATGTCACCGGCTGTAGCGGGCGCCTGGCTGGGTGGTACCATCGACACATCCGGTGCCGTAGTGGCCGCCGGCACCATGCTGGGCAAAGAAGCGCTCAAATACGCCACCATCGTCAAGTTCTCCCAGAACGTACTGCTGGGGCTCGCCGCTTTCCTGATATCCCTGTACTGGTCTTACACCAAAAAGAAAGCAAACTACGAAAAGCCCACCCTGCGCACCATTTGGGAACGCTTCCCCAAATTTGTACTGGGCTTTATCGCCGCCTCCCTCCTGTTCTCCTTCGTATTGCCGTCCACGGTAGTAGCCGATACCAAAGGAGCCCTGAAGGAAATACAAACCTATTGGTTTGCGCTCGCCTTTACCTGCATAGGACTGGAAACAAAATTCACCGATATTTTTAAAGTTGAAAATGGTAAACCCGCACTTGCTTTTATCATTGCCCAACTGTTTAATATATTCTTTACGTTGATTGTGGCGTATCTGGTATTCAAGTAA
- a CDS encoding SWIM zinc finger family protein — protein sequence MLFNYRYSGNSQVYSNATSAGISFAPDTHRDPTFFVGKLHKKIAFREAISALHDVVVSDLRFKPKDKTAYKEWAAQQESVWLAEYMNGYDRAAADKKIESISDELKRVNEEKDKVMGPFYKARKQYFDFLYQKDRDAWFVLDPVITVHPDEMFFECFSQDESTYGKLSASYNVFKEVNEFECGTTNIDYSAALYNEFQKIRDYKETDFKVDPGGFQVQTSQEELYHEVKIDLPDSWVRGFLQVSSAMTLPAATFDLHPMDVYNFCLWLRRFKEKTGPRSIRFKLEPGKPVRAVFEPWNHEIVCARSIYKGGQSREIRIWGRRRLLILERLIPIAKKFTVHLTGNGLPSFYVADLGDMQFTLGLSGWTANDWSRAGQFDLMAPRAIVDDSAKLKVFADLRTRWMAKPETIATATGLDKATVLGALGIYTQAGKVIFDLHTGMYRLRELSREPLPLESLRFANPLEAEASQLVQEKRVTLTEQDIPGVGLQLKGNVKGAQRVYHPVIVIDKDERLSEAHCDCNFYNTNKLYKGPCEHMLALRMTHAENISAE from the coding sequence ATGTTATTTAATTACAGATATAGCGGTAACTCCCAGGTGTATAGCAATGCTACATCTGCCGGCATATCCTTCGCGCCGGACACCCATCGTGACCCGACTTTTTTTGTAGGTAAACTCCATAAAAAAATCGCTTTCCGCGAAGCCATATCCGCCCTGCATGATGTAGTGGTGTCTGACCTCCGTTTTAAACCCAAAGACAAAACTGCCTATAAGGAATGGGCCGCCCAGCAGGAATCTGTTTGGCTGGCGGAGTACATGAACGGTTATGACCGGGCCGCGGCAGACAAAAAAATAGAGTCTATCTCCGACGAGCTGAAAAGAGTGAATGAGGAGAAAGACAAAGTGATGGGTCCCTTCTATAAGGCCAGAAAACAATACTTCGACTTCCTCTATCAGAAAGACCGGGATGCCTGGTTTGTACTGGACCCTGTAATCACGGTACATCCGGATGAAATGTTCTTCGAATGTTTTAGTCAGGATGAATCTACCTATGGTAAACTGAGCGCCAGTTACAATGTGTTTAAAGAGGTAAATGAATTTGAATGCGGTACTACCAACATCGATTATTCTGCCGCATTGTACAACGAATTCCAGAAGATCCGTGACTATAAGGAAACAGATTTTAAAGTAGATCCGGGAGGCTTCCAGGTACAGACTTCGCAGGAAGAACTGTACCACGAAGTAAAGATCGACCTGCCGGACAGCTGGGTGAGAGGCTTTTTACAGGTAAGTTCAGCCATGACGCTGCCTGCGGCTACCTTCGATCTGCATCCGATGGATGTATACAATTTCTGTCTCTGGCTGCGCCGCTTCAAGGAAAAAACAGGACCTCGCTCCATCCGTTTTAAACTGGAGCCGGGCAAGCCTGTCAGAGCTGTATTTGAGCCCTGGAATCATGAAATCGTTTGTGCGAGATCGATATACAAAGGAGGACAAAGCAGGGAGATCAGAATATGGGGTAGAAGGAGATTGCTGATTCTGGAGCGATTGATACCTATTGCTAAAAAATTCACGGTACATCTTACCGGCAATGGGCTGCCATCCTTCTATGTAGCCGATCTGGGAGATATGCAGTTTACACTCGGTCTTTCAGGATGGACAGCCAACGACTGGTCCCGGGCAGGACAGTTCGATCTCATGGCACCCCGTGCAATCGTAGATGACAGCGCCAAGCTGAAAGTGTTTGCAGACCTGCGTACCCGCTGGATGGCCAAACCGGAAACCATTGCAACAGCTACCGGGCTGGATAAAGCCACTGTGCTGGGTGCACTGGGAATCTATACACAGGCCGGCAAAGTGATCTTTGATCTGCATACCGGCATGTATCGCCTGCGGGAGCTGAGTCGTGAACCACTGCCATTGGAATCACTGCGTTTTGCCAATCCGCTGGAAGCTGAAGCATCCCAGCTGGTACAGGAGAAAAGAGTTACGCTTACTGAACAGGATATACCGGGAGTAGGTTTACAGCTGAAAGGCAATGTAAAAGGTGCACAGCGTGTATACCATCCCGTTATAGTGATCGATAAGGATGAAAGACTAAGCGAAGCACACTGTGATTGTAATTTTTATAATACCAATAAGTTGTACAAAGGGCCGTGCGAACACATGCTGGCACTGCGTATGACGCATGCTGAAAATATTTCTGCAGAATAA